The following nucleotide sequence is from Salmo trutta mitochondrion, complete genome.
AAGACTCCGGAAAAGGCTCAGCAGCCAAAGCCGCTGAATAAGCAAACACTACAAGCATTCCCCCCAAATAAATTAAAAATAGTACCAAAGACAAGAAAGACCCCCCGTGACCCACCAGAACTCCACAACCCACACCTGCTGCTACGACCAATCCCAAGGCAGCAAAGTAGGGAGCAGGGTTAGATGCAACAGCCACAAGCCCTAAAACCAACCCTAAAAGAAATAAAGACACAATATAAGTCATAATTCCTGCTCGGACTTTAACCAAAACTAATGACTTGAAAAACCACCGTTGTTATTCAACTACAAGAACCTAATGGCCAACCTCCGAAAAACTCACCCCCTCCTAAAAATTGCTAATGACGCACTAGTCGATCTCCCAGCACCATCTAACATCTCAGTTTGATGAAACTTTGGCTCACTCTTAGGCTTATGTCTAGCCACCCAAATTCTTACCGGACTCTTCCTAGCCATACACTACACCTCCGATATCTCAACAGCCTTTTCCTCTGTTTGCCACATTTGCCGAGATGTTAGCTACGGCTGACTCATCCGAAACATTCACGCTAACGGAGCATCTTTCTTCTTTATCTGTATTTATATACATATCGCCCGAGGACTCTACTATGGTTCCTACCTATATAAAGAAACCTGAAATATCGGAGTCGTACTGCTACTTCTCACTATAATAACCGCCTTCGTGGGCTACGTTCTTCCATGAGGACAGATGTCCTTCTGAGGAGCCACTGTAATTACAAACCTTCTCTCCGCTGTCCCATACGTTGGAGGCGCCCTTGTACAATGAATTTGAGGCGGATTCTCTGTCGACAACGCCACCCTAACACGATTTTTCGCCTTTCACTTCCTATTCCCATTCGTTATTGCAGCTGCCACAGTACTCCACCTTCTATTTTTACATGAAACCGGCTCTAATAACCCAGCAGGTATCAACTCCGATGCCGATAAAATCTCATTCCACCCATACTTCTCATACAAAGACCTCCTTGGATTCGTAGCTATACTACTTGGCCTAACATCATTAGCTCTGTTCGCACCCAACCTCCTCGGAGACCCGGACAATTTTACGCCTGCCAACCCCCTAGTCACCCCACCTCATATCAAGCCCGAATGATACTTCCTATTCGCCTACGCAATCCTTCGCTCCATTCCTAATAAGCTAGGCGGAGTACTCGCCCTCTTATTCTCGATCCTGGTCCTTATAGTCGTTCCTAT
It contains:
- the CYTB gene encoding cytochrome b (TAA stop codon is completed by the addition of 3' A residues to the mRNA) translates to MANLRKTHPLLKIANDALVDLPAPSNISVWWNFGSLLGLCLATQILTGLFLAMHYTSDISTAFSSVCHICRDVSYGWLIRNIHANGASFFFICIYMHIARGLYYGSYLYKETWNIGVVLLLLTMMTAFVGYVLPWGQMSFWGATVITNLLSAVPYVGGALVQWIWGGFSVDNATLTRFFAFHFLFPFVIAAATVLHLLFLHETGSNNPAGINSDADKISFHPYFSYKDLLGFVAMLLGLTSLALFAPNLLGDPDNFTPANPLVTPPHIKPEWYFLFAYAILRSIPNKLGGVLALLFSILVLMVVPILHTSKQRGLTFRPLTQFLFWTLVADMLILTWIGGMPVEHPFIIIGQVASVIYFTIFLVLAPLAGWAENKALEWT